Proteins encoded together in one Ipomoea triloba cultivar NCNSP0323 chromosome 4, ASM357664v1 window:
- the LOC116017275 gene encoding leucine-rich repeat receptor-like protein kinase PEPR2 — protein MTSKSSLSFLLLFFFFFFLRPVSAQRLSSIDLAALRDIKNCLTEIPAAEFFTTWDFASPAVDPCVSFAGVTCSGSPPRVVTLMLGSGMSESPRLAGTLSPSIGNLSGLTQLVLFSGIVTGPIPSQLGLLTNLRILSLSNNRLTGSIPAEIFGLPNLHTLDLSRNELTGPVPGVNKLTELRVMILAGNQLSGEFPAELPGNLLHLDLSENELSGELPYHLPVSLRYVSVSVNQMWGPLNGLESLSDLVYLDLSMNRFGGPIPPNLFRPSLASVFLQRNNFSGGVHDPHQSPLIPYGPGSVLDLSHNSLTGEIPAALADAESLFLNNNRFVGTVPPEYFRSVYAGVTKTLYLQHNFITEFPIEQRGGPVPLPDSVTLCLSYNCAVPQLPAGSMTCPASAGEQLSRPPSQCSLVNNGSHAR, from the coding sequence ATGACCTCCAAatcttccctttctttccttctcctcttcttcttcttcttctttctcagGCCAGTATCAGCGCAGAGGCTGAGCTCCATTGATTTGGCGGCTTTGCGTGATATTAAGAACTGTTTGACTGAGATTCCGGCCGCCGAGTTTTTTACTACCTGGGATTTTGCTTCGCCGGCTGTCGACCCTTGTGTGTCCTTCGCCGGAGTTACTTGCTCGGGGAGTCCGCCGAGAGTTGTTACTCTGATGCTTGGCTCCGGGATGTCGGAGTCGCCGCGGCTGGCCGGGACGCTTTCTCCGTCGATTGGTAATCTCTCAGGGTTGACCCAACTGGTATTGTTCTCCGGCATTGTCACCGGTCCCATTCCGTCGCAATTGGGGTTGTTAACTAACCTCCGGATTCTTAGCTTGAGTAATAACCGGTTGACCGGGTCGATTCCGGCGGAGATTTTTGGTCTTCCGAATCTTCACACGCTCGATCTGAGCCGTAACGAGCTGACGGGGCCAGTGCCGGGAGTAAACAAGTTGACGGAGCTGAGAGTTATGATTCTGGCCGGGAACCAGCTCTCCGGCGAGTTCCCGGCGGAGCTGCCGGGGAATTTACTCCATTTGGATTTGAGCGAGAACGAGTTATCGGGGGAGTTACCGTATCACTTGCCGGTTTCCCTCCGTTACGTGTCGGTTTCCGTGAACCAGATGTGGGGCCCACTCAACGGACTTGAATCGCTCTCAGATTTAGTGTATCTCGACCTCAGCATGAACCGTTTCGGTGGGCCCATCCCTCCCAACCTCTTCCGCCCTTCTCTCGCGTCCGTTTTTCTCCAACGGAACAATTTCTCCGGTGGGGTCCACGACCCCCACCAATCCCCCTTAATCCCGTACGGCCCCGGATCCGTACTGGACCTCAGCCACAACTCCCTCACCGGCGAAATCCCCGCCGCGCTCGCCGACGCCGAGAGCTTATTCCTCAACAACAACCGCTTCGTCGGGACCGTCCCGCCGGAGTACTTCCGCAGCGTCTACGCCGGCGTCACCAAGACCCTCTACTTGCAGCACAACTTCATCACCGAGTTCCCGATCGAGCAACGGGGCGGCCCGGTTCCGCTGCCGGATTCCGTCACGCTGTGCCTGTCGTACAACTGCGCGGTGCCGCAGTTGCCGGCGGGATCCATGACGTGTCCGGCCAGCGCCGGCGAGCAGCTTTCCAGGCCTCCTTCCCAGTGCTCTCTCGTCAACAATGGCAGCCATGCCCGCTAA